In Carassius auratus strain Wakin unplaced genomic scaffold, ASM336829v1 scaf_tig00035021, whole genome shotgun sequence, the following proteins share a genomic window:
- the LOC113081698 gene encoding WNT1-inducible-signaling pathway protein 1-like isoform X1, producing MWRPLSWILLIASLHQASSHNSTDSPLATTDLDPRNRNRYCQWPCKCPKNAPVCPHGVSLLTDGCDCCKACAKQVEETCNERDTCDYHKGLYCDYSADKPRYEKGVCAYVMGTGFEYNGVIYRNGQSFQPNCKYRCLCVNGAIGCVSLCTKSLPPRVWCQSPKRVKIPGQCCEKWICEEPRKPRKTNPRHAREDGEPCGVSLITNDIWPKNCITQTTPWSPCSKTCGRGISQRISNDNPGCVMEKVSRLCNLRPCEVDITKHFRPGKKCLNIYREPEFQNFTISGCVSKKAYWPKYCGVCSDERCCIPYKSKTIEVEFECPDGSVFSWKYMWINACFCNLSCRNPNDIFADLEQYYELNEIVN from the exons ATGTGGAGACCCCTGTCGTGGATTCTTTTGATAGCCAGTTTGCACCAG GCCAGTTCCCACAACTCCACAGACTCTCCTCTTGCGACTACAGATTTGGACCCTCGTAACCGAAATCGATACTGCCAGTGGCCTTGTAAGTGCCCTAAGAATGCCCCTGTTTGCCCACATGGGGTCAGCCTGTTGACCGATGGATGTGACTGCTGCAAGGCCTGTGCCAAGCAGGTGGAGGAGACCTGTAATGAGAGAGATACCTGTGACTATCATAAAGGACTTTACTGTGACTACAGTGCGGACAAGCCGAGGTACGAAAAGGGAGTGTGTGCAT atgttATGGGAACAGGCTTTGAGTATAACGGTGTTATTTACCGTAATGGCCAAAGCTTCCAACCCAATTGTAAGTACCGCTGTCTGTGTGTGAATGGGGCGATTGGATGTGTGTCACTTTGCACGAAGTCCCTGCCTCCCCGGGTCTGGTGTCAGTCCCCCAAGCGAGTGAAGATCCCAGGCCAGTGTTGTGAGAAATGGATCTGCGAAGAGCCCCGTAAACCACGTAAGACCAACCCCAGACACGCTCGTGAGGATGGTGAGCCATGCGGTG TGTCCCTCATCACTAATGATATTTGGCCTAAAAATTGCATTACCCAGACTACCCCGTGGAGTCCCTGCTCAAAGACCTGTGGGCGGGGCATATCACAGCGCATCTCTAATGACAACCCTGGCTGTGTGATGGAGAAAGTGTCTCGACTGTGTAACCTCCGACCCTGTGAGGTGGACATCACCAAGCACTTTAGA CCAGGTAAAAAATGCCTGAACATCTACCGTGAACCAGAGTTTCAGAACTTCACCATCTCAGGCTGCGTCAGTAAGAAGGCGTATTGGCCCAAATACTGTGGAGTCTGTAGCGATGAGCGCTGCTGCATCCCATACAAGTCTAAGACCATCGAGGTGGAGTTTGAGTGTCCAGATGGTTCAGTTTTTTCTTGGAAATACATGTGGATCAATGCCTGCTTCTGCAACCTCTCCTGCAGGAATCCAAATGATATATTTGCAGATCTGGAGCAATACTATGAGCTCAATGAGATTGTTAACTAA
- the LOC113081698 gene encoding WNT1-inducible-signaling pathway protein 1-like isoform X2 has product MWRPLSWILLIASLHQASSHNSTDSPLATTDLDPRNRNRYCQWPCKCPKNAPVCPHGVSLLTDGCDCCKACAKQVEETCNERDTCDYHKGLYCDYSADKPRYEKGVCAYVMGTGFEYNGVIYRNGQSFQPNCKYRCLCVNGAIGCVSLCTKSLPPRVWCQSPKRVKIPGQCCEKWICEEPRKPRKTNPRHAREDVSLITNDIWPKNCITQTTPWSPCSKTCGRGISQRISNDNPGCVMEKVSRLCNLRPCEVDITKHFRPGKKCLNIYREPEFQNFTISGCVSKKAYWPKYCGVCSDERCCIPYKSKTIEVEFECPDGSVFSWKYMWINACFCNLSCRNPNDIFADLEQYYELNEIVN; this is encoded by the exons ATGTGGAGACCCCTGTCGTGGATTCTTTTGATAGCCAGTTTGCACCAG GCCAGTTCCCACAACTCCACAGACTCTCCTCTTGCGACTACAGATTTGGACCCTCGTAACCGAAATCGATACTGCCAGTGGCCTTGTAAGTGCCCTAAGAATGCCCCTGTTTGCCCACATGGGGTCAGCCTGTTGACCGATGGATGTGACTGCTGCAAGGCCTGTGCCAAGCAGGTGGAGGAGACCTGTAATGAGAGAGATACCTGTGACTATCATAAAGGACTTTACTGTGACTACAGTGCGGACAAGCCGAGGTACGAAAAGGGAGTGTGTGCAT atgttATGGGAACAGGCTTTGAGTATAACGGTGTTATTTACCGTAATGGCCAAAGCTTCCAACCCAATTGTAAGTACCGCTGTCTGTGTGTGAATGGGGCGATTGGATGTGTGTCACTTTGCACGAAGTCCCTGCCTCCCCGGGTCTGGTGTCAGTCCCCCAAGCGAGTGAAGATCCCAGGCCAGTGTTGTGAGAAATGGATCTGCGAAGAGCCCCGTAAACCACGTAAGACCAACCCCAGACACGCTCGTGAGGATG TGTCCCTCATCACTAATGATATTTGGCCTAAAAATTGCATTACCCAGACTACCCCGTGGAGTCCCTGCTCAAAGACCTGTGGGCGGGGCATATCACAGCGCATCTCTAATGACAACCCTGGCTGTGTGATGGAGAAAGTGTCTCGACTGTGTAACCTCCGACCCTGTGAGGTGGACATCACCAAGCACTTTAGA CCAGGTAAAAAATGCCTGAACATCTACCGTGAACCAGAGTTTCAGAACTTCACCATCTCAGGCTGCGTCAGTAAGAAGGCGTATTGGCCCAAATACTGTGGAGTCTGTAGCGATGAGCGCTGCTGCATCCCATACAAGTCTAAGACCATCGAGGTGGAGTTTGAGTGTCCAGATGGTTCAGTTTTTTCTTGGAAATACATGTGGATCAATGCCTGCTTCTGCAACCTCTCCTGCAGGAATCCAAATGATATATTTGCAGATCTGGAGCAATACTATGAGCTCAATGAGATTGTTAACTAA
- the LOC113081698 gene encoding WNT1-inducible-signaling pathway protein 1-like isoform X3, whose amino-acid sequence MDVTAARPVPSRWRRPVMREIPVTIIKDFTVTTVRTSRDVMGTGFEYNGVIYRNGQSFQPNCKYRCLCVNGAIGCVSLCTKSLPPRVWCQSPKRVKIPGQCCEKWICEEPRKPRKTNPRHAREDGEPCGVSLITNDIWPKNCITQTTPWSPCSKTCGRGISQRISNDNPGCVMEKVSRLCNLRPCEVDITKHFRPGKKCLNIYREPEFQNFTISGCVSKKAYWPKYCGVCSDERCCIPYKSKTIEVEFECPDGSVFSWKYMWINACFCNLSCRNPNDIFADLEQYYELNEIVN is encoded by the exons ATGGATGTGACTGCTGCAAGGCCTGTGCCAAGCAGGTGGAGGAGACCTGTAATGAGAGAGATACCTGTGACTATCATAAAGGACTTTACTGTGACTACAGTGCGGACAAGCCGAG atgttATGGGAACAGGCTTTGAGTATAACGGTGTTATTTACCGTAATGGCCAAAGCTTCCAACCCAATTGTAAGTACCGCTGTCTGTGTGTGAATGGGGCGATTGGATGTGTGTCACTTTGCACGAAGTCCCTGCCTCCCCGGGTCTGGTGTCAGTCCCCCAAGCGAGTGAAGATCCCAGGCCAGTGTTGTGAGAAATGGATCTGCGAAGAGCCCCGTAAACCACGTAAGACCAACCCCAGACACGCTCGTGAGGATGGTGAGCCATGCGGTG TGTCCCTCATCACTAATGATATTTGGCCTAAAAATTGCATTACCCAGACTACCCCGTGGAGTCCCTGCTCAAAGACCTGTGGGCGGGGCATATCACAGCGCATCTCTAATGACAACCCTGGCTGTGTGATGGAGAAAGTGTCTCGACTGTGTAACCTCCGACCCTGTGAGGTGGACATCACCAAGCACTTTAGA CCAGGTAAAAAATGCCTGAACATCTACCGTGAACCAGAGTTTCAGAACTTCACCATCTCAGGCTGCGTCAGTAAGAAGGCGTATTGGCCCAAATACTGTGGAGTCTGTAGCGATGAGCGCTGCTGCATCCCATACAAGTCTAAGACCATCGAGGTGGAGTTTGAGTGTCCAGATGGTTCAGTTTTTTCTTGGAAATACATGTGGATCAATGCCTGCTTCTGCAACCTCTCCTGCAGGAATCCAAATGATATATTTGCAGATCTGGAGCAATACTATGAGCTCAATGAGATTGTTAACTAA
- the LOC113081693 gene encoding protein tyrosine phosphatase type IVA 3-like — protein MTRMNRPAPVEVCYKKMRFLITHNPTNASLSSFIEDLKKYGATTVVRVCEITYDKTPLEKDGITVMDWPFDDGAPPPTKIVDDWLSLLKNKFCEDPGCCVAVHCVAGLGRAPVLVALALIESGMKYEDAIQLIRQKRRGAINSKQLTYLEKYRPKQRLRFKDPHNHKSKCCLM, from the exons ATGACCAGGATGAACCGTCCAGCTCCTGTCGAGGTCTGCTACAAAAAAATGCGCTTCCTTATCACGCACAACCCAACCAATGCATCATTAAGCAGCTTCATTGAG GATCTGAAGAAATATGGGGCAACAACAgtggtgcgtgtgtgtgaaaTCACCTATGATAAGACACCGCTGGAAAAGGATGGAATTACTGTCATG GATTGGCCTTTCGATGACGGTGCACCTCCTCCTACTAAGATCGTGGATGACTGGCTTAGTCTGCTGAAGAATAAGTTCTGTGAGGATCCAGGTTGCTGTGTGGCTGTGCATTGTGTGGCCGGACTGGGCCG GGCTCCAGTGCTGGTGGCTCTGGCACTTATAGAGAGCGGAATGAAATATGAGGACGCCATTCAATTGATTAGACA GAAACGCCGGGGCGCCATCAACAGCAAGCAGCTAACGTACCTGGAGAAGTACCGCCCCAAACAGAGACTGCGTTTCAAAGACCCACACAACCACAAAAGCAAGTGCTGCCTCATGTGA